A single genomic interval of Portunus trituberculatus isolate SZX2019 chromosome 41, ASM1759143v1, whole genome shotgun sequence harbors:
- the LOC123516953 gene encoding zinc finger protein Gfi-1b-like isoform X1 — MKSTSTDDPKMETRVLMPAEFSLVVTARPLPPLDRLVPAEDCIKLCATRPLPIQTRYLPFSGTVRADNLPLLPYLPPMDVRSRYGGYDSVDEEGRRTCNWVRFLKVAPVYSHEVNLVGRRAGPRGDVVFEVVREVLPGGELLAFLLPDMSGENALLLPALTLIRSSLYRRTIDSIMAEAPLDLSRSLLTSPPPRPSNSSIMSRDSDAVSPSSSPSPSSSPASSTSSPPAFSPTSSSVFHVGRQQLQFGLSPRLPMGLAPQSPSPMSTNSSSSISVQTSSVSPSMAPTKRRERTMLPCSECGKAFDRPSLLKRHMRTHTGEKPHACDVCGKGFSTSSSLNTHRRIHSGEKPHQCGVCGKRFTASSNLYYHKMTHVKEKPHKCSLCTRSFPTPGDLRSHMFVHNGQWPHKCSICGKGFSKLTNLRNHALLHSAKTRVPPPAAPVSPSSASL, encoded by the exons ATGAAGTCCACAAGCACAGACGACCCCAAGATGGAAACGAGGGTTCTGATGCCAGCCGAATTCTCGCTGGTGGTCACTGCCCGTCCGTTGCCGCCCCTGGACCGCCTAGTGCCTGCCGAGGACTGCATCAAGCTGTGCGCCACTCGGCCCCTGCCCATCCAGACCCGTTACCTCCCCTTCAGCGGCACCGTCAGAGCGGACAACCTGCCCTTGCTGCCCTACCTCCCGCCCATGGAC GTGCGATCCCGATATGGTGGCTACGATTCCGTGGACGAGGAGGGACGACGCACATGTAATTGGGTCCGTTTCCTGAAAGTGGCGCCCGTGTACAGCCACGAGGTGAACCTGGTGGGGCGCCGTGCTGGGCCCCGCGGCGACGTGGTCTTCGAAGTTGTGAGGGAAGTGCTCCCCGGCGGTGAGCTGCTGGCGTTCCTTCTGCCAGACATGAGTGGGGAGAACGCGCTTCTGCTGCCGGCGCTGACACTCATCAGGTCTTCGCTTTATCGCAGAACGATCGATTCCATAATGGCTGAGGCTCCTCTAGACCTCTCCAGGTCCCTGCTGACCTCGCCCCCGCCGCGCCCCTCCAACTCCAGCATCATGTCCAGAGACTCAGACGctgtctctccctcatcctctccctcaccatcatcatcacctgcaTCCTCAACGTCGTCACCTCCTGCATTCTCGCCAACCTCATCGTCAGTATTCCACGTGGGTCGTCAGCAGCTGCAGTTCGGGCTGTCGCCTCGCCTTCCCATGGGCCTTGCGCCACAGTCACCTTCTCCCATGTCTACAAACAGTTCCTCCAGCATCTCTGTCCAAACAAGTTCAGTCTCTCCTTCTATGGCGCCCACCAAGCGGCGAGAACGGACGATGCTGCCGTGCTCAGAGTGCGGCAAGGCGTTTGACCGGCCGTCACTACTCAAGCGGCACATGCGAACCCACACGGGAGAGAAGCCCCACGCGTGTGACGTGTGCGGCAAGGGGTTCTCGACGAGCTCGTCGCTGAACACTCACCGGCGGATCCACAGCGGCGAGAAGCCCCACCAGTGCGGCGTGTGCGGCAAGCGGTTCACCGCCTCCTCCAACCTCTACTACCACAAGATGACGCACGTCAAGGAGAAGCCACACAAGTGCTCGCTGTGCACGCGCTCTTTCCCCACCCCAGGTGACCTGCGTTCCCACATGTTCGTGCACAACGGACAGTGGCCCCACAAGTGCTCCATCTGCGGCAAGGGCTTCAGCAAACTCACCAACCTGCGCAACCACGCACTCCTGCATTCGGCCAAGACCCGCGTGCCGCCACCGGCAGCGCCAGTGTCCCCCTCGTCCGCCTCGCTGTAG
- the LOC123516953 gene encoding zinc finger protein 79-like isoform X2 translates to MPYWMPHLKFLEIIYGSDVRSRYGGYDSVDEEGRRTCNWVRFLKVAPVYSHEVNLVGRRAGPRGDVVFEVVREVLPGGELLAFLLPDMSGENALLLPALTLIRSSLYRRTIDSIMAEAPLDLSRSLLTSPPPRPSNSSIMSRDSDAVSPSSSPSPSSSPASSTSSPPAFSPTSSSVFHVGRQQLQFGLSPRLPMGLAPQSPSPMSTNSSSSISVQTSSVSPSMAPTKRRERTMLPCSECGKAFDRPSLLKRHMRTHTGEKPHACDVCGKGFSTSSSLNTHRRIHSGEKPHQCGVCGKRFTASSNLYYHKMTHVKEKPHKCSLCTRSFPTPGDLRSHMFVHNGQWPHKCSICGKGFSKLTNLRNHALLHSAKTRVPPPAAPVSPSSASL, encoded by the exons ATGCCTTATTGGATGCCTCACTTAAAATTCCTTGAGATAATTTACGGCAGTGAT GTGCGATCCCGATATGGTGGCTACGATTCCGTGGACGAGGAGGGACGACGCACATGTAATTGGGTCCGTTTCCTGAAAGTGGCGCCCGTGTACAGCCACGAGGTGAACCTGGTGGGGCGCCGTGCTGGGCCCCGCGGCGACGTGGTCTTCGAAGTTGTGAGGGAAGTGCTCCCCGGCGGTGAGCTGCTGGCGTTCCTTCTGCCAGACATGAGTGGGGAGAACGCGCTTCTGCTGCCGGCGCTGACACTCATCAGGTCTTCGCTTTATCGCAGAACGATCGATTCCATAATGGCTGAGGCTCCTCTAGACCTCTCCAGGTCCCTGCTGACCTCGCCCCCGCCGCGCCCCTCCAACTCCAGCATCATGTCCAGAGACTCAGACGctgtctctccctcatcctctccctcaccatcatcatcacctgcaTCCTCAACGTCGTCACCTCCTGCATTCTCGCCAACCTCATCGTCAGTATTCCACGTGGGTCGTCAGCAGCTGCAGTTCGGGCTGTCGCCTCGCCTTCCCATGGGCCTTGCGCCACAGTCACCTTCTCCCATGTCTACAAACAGTTCCTCCAGCATCTCTGTCCAAACAAGTTCAGTCTCTCCTTCTATGGCGCCCACCAAGCGGCGAGAACGGACGATGCTGCCGTGCTCAGAGTGCGGCAAGGCGTTTGACCGGCCGTCACTACTCAAGCGGCACATGCGAACCCACACGGGAGAGAAGCCCCACGCGTGTGACGTGTGCGGCAAGGGGTTCTCGACGAGCTCGTCGCTGAACACTCACCGGCGGATCCACAGCGGCGAGAAGCCCCACCAGTGCGGCGTGTGCGGCAAGCGGTTCACCGCCTCCTCCAACCTCTACTACCACAAGATGACGCACGTCAAGGAGAAGCCACACAAGTGCTCGCTGTGCACGCGCTCTTTCCCCACCCCAGGTGACCTGCGTTCCCACATGTTCGTGCACAACGGACAGTGGCCCCACAAGTGCTCCATCTGCGGCAAGGGCTTCAGCAAACTCACCAACCTGCGCAACCACGCACTCCTGCATTCGGCCAAGACCCGCGTGCCGCCACCGGCAGCGCCAGTGTCCCCCTCGTCCGCCTCGCTGTAG